The proteins below come from a single Chryseobacterium capnotolerans genomic window:
- a CDS encoding TonB-dependent receptor: MKKIFTSVLFCASLFFYAQTGTLSGNINDDAKIALPGAKISLNPGNIYTTSDEHGNFVFLNVPPGNYTMKVDYLGYGTHQYNVIVESEKNTRQNIIFDKKETTIGEIVVSGATLKNQARALNKQKNNSNITNVISADQIGRFPDANIGDALKRVPGITIQNDQGEARNLIIRGLAPNLNSVTLNGDRIPSAEGDNRNVQMDLIPSDMISTIEVNKTLTPDMDADAIGGSVNLITRASPNGQRISATLAGGYNPIREKGNYTAGFVYGNRFLNKKLGAVFSFSYNNNNFGSDNIEPVWSQANDKAQTAYISKMGIRSYNEHRIRHSFDLNMDYEFNSKNKIYASAMYNFRNDKENRFALGYKIKPVYNADESEIIDWKGSITRQNKGGDAANDNTRLEKQKVQNYALRGEHLLGSKVDLDWSMNYAIASEDKPHQRYIEFENSKMNFSPDLSNPRTPMFNLLAADNLGSYKLSDLSDANSFTQEKEFGAKVNVRFPFSVIDDQKGRLRTGFRMRLKEKERENDFYAFTPVSNMGSLLSVPTVYLDGTNFQAGNYIPGAFVDPVYLGGLDLFNPTLFKGNSKPSKFLSNNYSAKEQIYAGYIRWDQDFNDKLSMIVGARVETTQIDYTGNYVMNEKDLVGKINNTNTYTNVLPNLSFKYVPVQDLVLRAAFTTALARPNYYSLVPYLNVISEDEIVSAGNPNLKATYAYNFDFMAEKYFKSVGILSGGIFYKNLKDFIYTFSRRNYTTNDFANDFAGQSNPIPAGESNWKFTQQRNGDNVSIYGFEVALQRQLDFIPGAFWKGLGVYVNYTYTHSKAKGITNDEGTERTDVGFPGAAPHMFNGSLSWENKRFSARVSMNYASHYIDELGGKSFDDRYYDKQFFLDANASYKVTKQLRVFAEANNLTNQPLRYYQGIPNRTAQAEYYRPRFTLGVKFDF; encoded by the coding sequence GTGAAGAAAATTTTTACATCTGTTTTGTTTTGTGCTTCTCTATTTTTCTATGCACAAACCGGAACTCTTTCCGGAAATATTAATGATGACGCCAAAATTGCCCTGCCGGGAGCCAAAATCTCCCTAAACCCGGGAAATATATACACCACCTCTGATGAACATGGAAATTTTGTTTTCCTGAATGTTCCACCGGGAAATTATACCATGAAAGTAGACTATCTTGGTTACGGAACTCATCAGTATAATGTGATAGTGGAATCTGAAAAAAATACCCGTCAGAATATTATTTTCGATAAAAAAGAAACCACTATTGGTGAAATTGTAGTTTCCGGAGCAACCTTGAAGAACCAGGCAAGAGCTCTGAATAAACAAAAGAATAATTCTAATATTACCAATGTGATTTCTGCTGATCAGATCGGCCGTTTTCCTGATGCGAATATTGGGGACGCGCTAAAACGTGTTCCGGGAATTACCATACAAAATGATCAGGGAGAAGCCAGAAACCTGATCATCAGAGGTCTTGCTCCCAATCTGAACTCAGTCACTTTAAATGGAGACCGGATTCCTTCTGCTGAAGGAGATAACCGTAATGTTCAGATGGACCTTATTCCTTCTGATATGATTTCCACAATTGAAGTTAATAAAACTTTGACTCCTGATATGGATGCCGATGCGATTGGAGGATCAGTGAATCTGATTACCAGAGCCTCTCCTAATGGCCAAAGGATTTCGGCAACATTAGCAGGAGGTTACAATCCCATTCGTGAGAAAGGAAATTATACGGCCGGATTTGTGTATGGAAATCGTTTTTTAAACAAAAAATTAGGTGCCGTATTCAGTTTTTCCTATAACAACAATAATTTTGGTTCAGATAATATAGAACCTGTATGGAGCCAGGCTAATGATAAGGCTCAAACTGCTTATATCAGTAAAATGGGAATACGTTCCTATAATGAACACCGCATCAGACATAGTTTTGACCTGAATATGGATTATGAATTCAATTCTAAAAATAAGATCTATGCTTCTGCCATGTACAATTTCAGAAATGATAAGGAAAACAGATTTGCATTAGGGTATAAAATAAAACCGGTTTATAATGCTGATGAGTCTGAAATTATAGATTGGAAAGGCAGCATTACAAGACAGAATAAAGGTGGTGATGCCGCTAATGACAATACCCGACTTGAGAAACAAAAAGTGCAGAATTACGCCTTAAGAGGAGAACATTTATTAGGTTCTAAGGTAGATCTGGATTGGTCTATGAATTATGCTATTGCAAGCGAGGACAAACCTCATCAACGCTATATTGAATTTGAAAACAGCAAGATGAATTTCTCTCCGGACTTAAGTAATCCAAGGACTCCCATGTTCAATCTTCTTGCTGCAGATAATCTGGGAAGCTATAAACTGAGTGACCTTTCAGATGCCAACAGCTTCACTCAGGAAAAGGAGTTTGGTGCTAAAGTAAATGTGCGTTTCCCTTTTTCTGTCATTGATGATCAAAAAGGAAGACTTCGTACCGGTTTCCGTATGCGTTTAAAGGAAAAAGAAAGAGAGAATGATTTCTATGCCTTCACTCCTGTCAGCAATATGGGAAGTTTACTTTCTGTACCCACAGTATATCTGGATGGAACTAATTTCCAGGCTGGAAATTACATTCCGGGAGCATTTGTAGACCCAGTGTATTTAGGTGGATTGGACTTGTTTAATCCCACTTTATTTAAAGGTAATTCGAAACCTTCAAAATTCTTATCCAACAACTATAGTGCAAAAGAACAGATCTATGCAGGATATATCCGTTGGGATCAGGATTTCAATGATAAACTCTCTATGATTGTAGGAGCCCGTGTAGAAACAACCCAGATTGATTATACCGGAAATTATGTCATGAATGAAAAAGATTTGGTTGGAAAAATCAATAATACGAATACGTATACCAATGTGCTTCCTAACTTATCTTTCAAGTATGTTCCTGTTCAGGACCTTGTTCTTCGTGCCGCATTTACCACTGCCCTTGCCCGACCGAACTATTATTCGCTAGTTCCTTATCTGAACGTTATTTCAGAAGATGAGATCGTTTCAGCAGGAAATCCTAACCTGAAAGCAACCTATGCTTACAATTTCGATTTCATGGCAGAGAAGTACTTTAAGTCAGTCGGAATTCTTTCCGGAGGTATTTTTTACAAAAACCTGAAAGACTTTATTTATACTTTTTCCCGAAGAAATTATACCACAAATGATTTCGCCAACGACTTTGCAGGACAATCCAACCCTATTCCTGCAGGCGAAAGCAATTGGAAATTTACCCAGCAGCGCAATGGGGATAATGTAAGTATCTACGGTTTTGAAGTAGCTTTACAGAGACAGTTGGACTTTATCCCGGGAGCATTCTGGAAAGGTCTGGGAGTTTATGTGAACTATACTTATACCCACTCCAAAGCAAAAGGAATTACCAATGATGAAGGGACTGAAAGAACAGATGTAGGATTCCCGGGAGCCGCTCCTCATATGTTCAACGGATCGCTTTCATGGGAAAACAAACGTTTTTCCGCAAGAGTTTCTATGAATTATGCGTCTCATTATATTGATGAATTAGGTGGAAAATCCTTTGACGACCGTTATTATGATAAACAGTTTTTCCTGGATGCCAATGCTTCCTATAAAGTGACCAAACAACTAAGAGTTTTTGCAGAAGCCAATAATCTTACGAATCAGCCGTTAAGATATTATCAGGGTATTCCCAACAGAACTGCACAAGCAGAATACTACAGACCTAGATTTACCCTGGGCGTGAAATTCGATTTTTAA
- a CDS encoding MarR family winged helix-turn-helix transcriptional regulator, which translates to MKPVEKKFFDTFTDFQCLILAHMNRGDINGITASHYNIIEFILRKKGSTGKEIASAFKITPAAVSKQLKTLIRNDFITQNQDETDRRKFNLSATEKGRFVVENSETFRKTMTQQTASILTSAELEHFNYLLDKILREIKL; encoded by the coding sequence ATGAAACCAGTTGAAAAAAAATTTTTTGATACGTTTACCGATTTCCAATGTCTTATTCTCGCTCATATGAACAGAGGAGATATTAACGGAATAACGGCTTCTCACTATAATATAATTGAGTTTATTCTTCGTAAAAAAGGATCAACAGGGAAAGAGATCGCTTCTGCTTTTAAAATTACTCCTGCAGCGGTTTCAAAGCAATTGAAGACACTCATTAGGAATGATTTTATTACTCAGAATCAAGATGAAACAGACCGGAGAAAATTTAATCTGTCAGCTACTGAAAAAGGCAGATTTGTAGTTGAAAATTCTGAAACATTCCGGAAAACCATGACACAGCAGACAGCTTCTATACTTACTTCAGCTGAACTTGAGCATTTTAATTACTTACTGGACAAGATTTTGAGGGAAATCAAGCTTTGA
- a CDS encoding S41 family peptidase, with product MKNFFKLQFVVLLITLISCTDHDENPPVFPDGSTESVNLWIQDSLKRYYYWADQMPAKPDYRLPVKDFFKSLLAPQDRFSFIVNTEDPSSYPRSIRNMYGFDYTVLQRTNGEVITVIKLVLSDSPAFNAGLERGMIITKINGKTVTPSNAEAITSTMKDLMVLDLTVGHWNNGAVTDEKEIKVYYGLSFEQPLLSKIFEKNGKKAGYLYIYDFPDGMTQKLSQKFAEFKAAGIQELILDLRYNYGGSVSAAAALCSLIPSGISSTSPFIIFKGNKNGGEVKRTFSQQIAYDPKALDFNSLRANALNLNKVYILTSNSTASAAEIVIHNLKPYLQVIQVGDVTLGKDMAGFTVEDKRKPQKIRWQLHPVIYKVFNANGSGEYSSGISPQISVNEYTVLPLLPLGHPDETLISSVLNGSYFKSVNQNKSAEEVKILYQSDVPPIAAGKNL from the coding sequence ATGAAAAACTTTTTTAAACTTCAATTCGTAGTGCTTCTCATCACTTTGATATCCTGTACGGATCATGATGAAAATCCTCCTGTTTTTCCGGATGGAAGTACAGAGTCCGTTAATCTTTGGATCCAGGATAGTCTGAAACGGTATTATTACTGGGCAGATCAGATGCCTGCCAAACCAGATTATCGCCTTCCGGTAAAAGATTTTTTCAAAAGTCTGCTGGCTCCGCAGGATCGGTTTTCTTTTATTGTCAATACAGAAGATCCTTCCAGTTATCCACGCTCGATACGGAATATGTATGGTTTCGATTATACAGTTCTTCAGCGGACCAATGGAGAAGTGATAACAGTGATTAAACTGGTTCTTAGTGATTCACCAGCATTCAATGCCGGACTTGAACGGGGAATGATCATTACTAAAATTAATGGAAAAACAGTAACACCAAGCAATGCTGAGGCTATCACTTCAACCATGAAAGATCTTATGGTTCTGGATCTTACTGTAGGACATTGGAATAATGGTGCTGTTACTGATGAAAAGGAGATTAAAGTATATTATGGATTATCTTTTGAACAGCCTTTATTGTCTAAAATATTTGAAAAAAATGGTAAAAAAGCAGGCTATCTGTATATCTACGATTTTCCGGATGGGATGACTCAGAAACTTAGCCAGAAATTTGCAGAGTTTAAAGCTGCCGGGATACAGGAACTGATTCTCGATCTTCGATACAACTACGGAGGGTCAGTGTCTGCTGCGGCCGCTCTTTGCTCGCTGATTCCTTCGGGAATATCCTCCACTTCTCCCTTCATTATTTTTAAAGGAAATAAAAACGGTGGTGAAGTCAAAAGAACATTCTCCCAACAGATCGCTTACGATCCGAAAGCGCTTGATTTTAATAGTTTACGCGCTAATGCCTTAAATTTGAATAAAGTTTATATCCTGACTTCAAACAGTACAGCTTCAGCTGCAGAAATCGTTATTCATAATCTGAAACCTTATTTGCAGGTAATTCAGGTTGGAGATGTAACGTTAGGAAAAGATATGGCAGGATTCACTGTGGAAGACAAACGTAAGCCTCAAAAAATACGCTGGCAGCTACATCCGGTAATTTATAAAGTATTTAATGCCAATGGATCCGGAGAATACAGTAGCGGAATTTCACCACAGATTTCAGTTAATGAATATACTGTATTGCCGTTATTACCTTTAGGTCATCCCGATGAAACATTAATTTCTTCTGTTTTGAATGGATCTTATTTTAAATCTGTCAATCAAAATAAATCTGCTGAAGAGGTTAAGATTTTATATCAGAGTGATGTTCCTCCTATAGCGGCTGGCAAGAATTTATAA
- a CDS encoding sigma-70 family RNA polymerase sigma factor, with protein sequence MQENYNRLLTYAYNITGSYEDSQDLVQDVLEKYISLDKSEIRNETNFLIKSTINHAINFKNRHSKKMVFGEWLPEPLSFENAENKLIEEQTTRYTLLVLLEKLNARERAVYILKEAFDYSHQEIAETLDISVENSRKLLSRAAKQLRGIPYKPDNANTLIHTDILQQYQLALSEGDVPNIEKLLIDEIRLSADGGKRVRVIKAVEVGKSAAAQLLAYVQQQFLGKKPHTFHIFNHQPAICFWQDNRIYNCHILDIDSEGMIRKIYSIVDPEKLKRLQ encoded by the coding sequence ATGCAGGAAAATTACAACAGGCTTCTTACCTATGCCTACAATATCACTGGTTCTTATGAAGATTCTCAGGATTTGGTACAGGATGTCCTTGAAAAATATATTTCTTTAGATAAATCTGAGATCAGGAATGAAACCAATTTCCTGATCAAGAGTACAATTAACCATGCGATTAATTTTAAAAACAGGCACAGCAAAAAAATGGTGTTTGGAGAATGGCTTCCTGAGCCCCTTTCTTTCGAAAATGCAGAAAACAAGCTAATTGAGGAACAAACTACCCGCTATACCCTGCTTGTTCTTTTGGAAAAACTGAATGCAAGAGAGCGTGCAGTGTATATTCTTAAAGAAGCTTTTGATTATTCTCATCAGGAAATTGCAGAAACCCTCGATATTTCAGTAGAAAACTCCCGAAAGCTTTTGAGCCGGGCAGCAAAGCAATTACGAGGTATACCCTATAAACCGGACAACGCCAATACCTTAATTCATACTGATATCCTCCAACAATATCAACTGGCTTTGAGCGAAGGAGATGTTCCTAATATTGAAAAATTACTTATTGATGAAATCAGACTGTCCGCAGATGGTGGAAAACGTGTTCGGGTCATCAAAGCGGTGGAAGTTGGGAAATCAGCAGCTGCACAACTTCTGGCTTATGTACAACAGCAGTTTTTGGGTAAAAAACCTCATACTTTCCATATTTTTAATCATCAGCCGGCTATATGTTTCTGGCAGGATAACCGTATTTATAATTGCCACATTCTGGATATTGATTCTGAAGGAATGATCCGGAAAATTTACTCCATTGTTGATCCGGAAAAACTAAAGAGATTGCAATAA
- a CDS encoding phytase — MKKITYYIAALAIFPFVMSCKGQNQSVDKLKPTVITETVVHDTDDPAIWINPKDASKSIIIGTDKDTDGGLYAFDLNGKITHKVSGLKRPNNVDIEYGFVLNGQKTDIAAFTERETNKVKLYSLPELKEIGEISVFDGETERGPMGISMYKNPQNGDVFVIVGRKSGPKDGYLWQYKLSEKDGKITGDVVRKFGKYSGLKEIESIAVDDELGYIYYSDEQFGVHQYDADPAKGNEELLVFGQGDFTSDVEGISIYPTSKGKGYILVSDQQNDSFNVYLRENPAKGRIAAIPVSTLESDGSEVTNVNLGPKFPKGVFVAMSNGRVFHMFDWRLIEKRIQAAVKASKK; from the coding sequence ATGAAGAAGATAACATATTATATCGCAGCCCTTGCCATTTTTCCTTTTGTAATGAGCTGCAAAGGACAGAATCAATCCGTAGACAAATTAAAGCCAACCGTTATTACGGAAACCGTAGTTCATGATACTGATGACCCAGCCATATGGATCAATCCCAAAGATGCTTCAAAGAGCATTATTATTGGTACAGATAAAGATACCGATGGCGGCTTGTATGCCTTTGATCTTAATGGTAAAATAACCCACAAAGTTTCAGGGCTTAAACGACCTAATAATGTGGACATTGAATATGGTTTTGTTTTAAATGGACAAAAAACAGATATCGCAGCCTTTACAGAACGTGAAACCAATAAGGTAAAGCTGTATTCACTTCCTGAATTGAAAGAGATTGGTGAGATTTCTGTTTTTGATGGTGAAACAGAACGTGGTCCAATGGGAATATCCATGTATAAAAACCCTCAAAACGGAGATGTTTTTGTGATTGTCGGAAGAAAATCAGGACCAAAGGACGGTTATCTATGGCAATATAAGCTTTCAGAAAAAGATGGAAAGATCACAGGAGATGTGGTCCGTAAGTTTGGAAAATACAGCGGCTTGAAGGAAATCGAAAGCATCGCAGTAGATGATGAATTGGGATATATCTATTATTCTGATGAGCAGTTTGGAGTTCACCAATATGATGCAGATCCGGCCAAAGGAAATGAGGAGCTTCTTGTTTTCGGGCAGGGCGACTTTACATCTGATGTGGAAGGAATCTCCATTTATCCTACCTCCAAAGGAAAGGGATATATTTTGGTTTCCGATCAGCAGAATGACTCCTTCAATGTCTATCTGAGAGAGAATCCGGCAAAGGGAAGAATTGCAGCGATTCCTGTTTCTACCCTTGAAAGTGATGGTTCAGAAGTTACGAATGTTAATTTAGGACCAAAATTTCCCAAAGGAGTATTTGTAGCGATGAGTAACGGAAGAGTGTTTCATATGTTTGATTGGAGACTTATTGAAAAGAGAATTCAAGCAGCTGTAAAAGCATCGAAAAAGTAG
- a CDS encoding nuclear transport factor 2 family protein, whose protein sequence is MEEIKQTLEQFIKGGDRSDTVLLEEILHEKYQNIQDGFFDKPGIFVIPKQEYIGLVRNKIFGGKPRKITYHSLEQKNNIAYALVSLESSALRFSSLITCVQENGKWQVITNIPSIEIK, encoded by the coding sequence ATGGAAGAGATTAAACAAACTCTAGAACAGTTTATTAAAGGAGGTGATCGTAGTGACACAGTACTTCTGGAAGAAATTCTTCACGAAAAGTACCAGAATATTCAGGATGGATTTTTTGATAAACCAGGGATTTTTGTCATCCCGAAACAGGAATACATTGGCTTGGTACGGAATAAAATATTTGGTGGAAAACCTCGTAAGATTACCTACCATTCCCTGGAGCAGAAAAATAATATTGCATATGCTCTGGTTTCTCTTGAAAGTTCAGCATTACGATTTTCATCCCTTATTACCTGCGTCCAGGAAAACGGAAAATGGCAGGTGATCACCAATATTCCTTCTATAGAAATTAAATAA
- a CDS encoding DUF4236 domain-containing protein: protein MAWSYRKRIKVIPGVHLNFSKRGISTTIGVKGASINFSKSGTTVNTNVLGFSTRHKLAGSRPNPVSPYPGLPENQPYPLEENIFSADIHEITSQNMQGIKEAIILAQQQKKDLTSDLKKITRTLSITKTKKILSYLFLYGLIKKKFQKILIRTSKCSRKQLSKPKK, encoded by the coding sequence ATGGCTTGGAGCTACAGAAAAAGAATTAAAGTAATACCTGGAGTACATCTTAATTTTAGTAAAAGAGGAATTTCCACCACTATTGGTGTCAAAGGAGCTAGTATCAACTTTAGCAAATCGGGAACAACAGTCAATACAAATGTTCTTGGATTTTCTACACGTCATAAGCTGGCTGGTTCAAGGCCTAATCCGGTTTCACCTTATCCTGGACTTCCTGAAAACCAACCTTATCCTTTGGAAGAAAATATTTTCAGTGCCGATATCCACGAAATTACAAGCCAAAATATGCAGGGGATTAAGGAAGCTATTATTTTGGCTCAACAGCAAAAAAAAGATCTTACTTCTGACCTTAAGAAAATTACCAGAACTCTTTCTATAACAAAAACTAAGAAAATTCTTAGTTATCTATTTCTATATGGATTGATCAAAAAGAAATTCCAAAAAATTCTGATCAGGACATCAAAGTGCAGCAGGAAGCAATTAAGCAAACCAAAGAAATGA
- a CDS encoding ATP-binding cassette domain-containing protein, whose protein sequence is MENIEITNARQNNLKNISIKIPKYKIVVFTGVSGSGKSSLVFETIGAEAQRQINETQNSFIRNRLQHYGIPDVDKIENLNVPIIINQKRLGGNARSTVGTAADVYASLRLLFSRMGQPFVGYSNVFSFNNPQGMCPECEGLGIVQTVNVDTLIDQTKSLNEGAIQFPTFQPGGWRLTRYTESGYFDNDKKLKDFTAKEWNILLYEPEHKPKHPDKSWGKTVKYEGIIPRIEKTFLKKDSKENITRKDALNNVVITKACPSCHGKRLNEKILSCKIKGKNIADCTALSIDELLEFIHSLKSEAYEVIIKELSGKLQNIMNIGLQYLTLDRSTNSLSGGESQRIKMVRNLGNSLVDLLYIFDEPSIGLHPKDLQNINTIIQQIKDKGNSVLVVEHDPDIVKVADWVIDMGPGSGKNGGEVVYEGDFKGLKKSTGKTGSYFKEKPVIKKQFRKPDGYLEIRNASLHNLKDVSVNIPTGIMTVVTGVAGSGKSTLINHVLPSFYPDLTVIDQSLFTASVRSNLLTYLNISDTVRKLFSESNHVSEKLFSRNSEGACKNCKGLGVEKIDLAFMDDIEQPCEVCGGSGFDPEVQQYQYHQKTIVEVMNMTVLDARDFFTDQNMIKNFDLLIKLGLDYLMLGQRLDSFSGGERQRLKLTRELKNTNQIIVLDEPSTGLHPSDTQKLLSFFNDLVGQHNTLIVIEHNLDIIVQADWIIDIGPGAGKFGGKVLFEGTPAELLENNLSFTAEFLRKHLE, encoded by the coding sequence ATGGAAAACATAGAAATTACTAATGCAAGGCAGAATAATCTCAAAAATATTTCCATAAAAATCCCAAAATATAAGATCGTAGTTTTTACGGGAGTATCGGGATCCGGCAAATCATCGCTGGTATTTGAGACCATAGGAGCGGAGGCGCAGCGTCAGATAAATGAAACGCAGAACAGCTTTATCAGAAACCGTTTACAACATTATGGCATTCCAGATGTAGACAAAATAGAAAATCTGAATGTTCCCATTATTATCAATCAGAAGAGGCTGGGAGGAAATGCGCGCTCTACTGTGGGAACGGCAGCTGATGTTTATGCTTCTCTGAGATTGTTGTTTTCACGAATGGGACAGCCTTTTGTAGGATATTCCAACGTATTTTCGTTTAATAATCCACAGGGTATGTGTCCGGAATGTGAAGGACTGGGTATTGTACAGACGGTAAATGTTGATACCCTGATTGATCAGACAAAATCTTTAAATGAAGGAGCTATTCAATTTCCAACTTTTCAACCGGGCGGATGGCGTTTAACAAGATATACGGAATCAGGTTATTTTGATAATGATAAAAAGCTGAAGGATTTTACGGCTAAAGAATGGAATATCCTGCTATATGAACCTGAACACAAACCGAAACACCCTGATAAAAGTTGGGGTAAAACTGTGAAGTATGAAGGAATTATCCCGAGGATTGAAAAGACATTTCTAAAAAAAGACTCCAAAGAGAATATTACCCGAAAAGATGCTTTGAATAATGTAGTCATCACAAAAGCTTGTCCGTCATGTCATGGAAAGCGACTGAATGAAAAGATTCTGAGTTGTAAGATCAAAGGAAAAAATATCGCAGACTGTACTGCTCTTTCTATCGATGAGCTGCTGGAGTTCATCCATAGCCTGAAATCTGAAGCTTATGAAGTGATTATTAAAGAACTTTCCGGAAAGCTTCAGAATATCATGAATATAGGCCTGCAGTATCTTACATTGGACCGGAGTACAAATTCTCTCTCAGGAGGCGAATCTCAGCGGATAAAAATGGTAAGAAACCTAGGCAATAGCCTGGTAGATTTATTGTATATCTTTGATGAGCCCAGTATTGGACTTCACCCAAAAGACCTTCAGAATATTAATACCATTATTCAGCAGATTAAGGATAAGGGGAACTCCGTTCTGGTGGTAGAGCATGATCCGGATATTGTTAAAGTGGCCGACTGGGTTATCGATATGGGGCCAGGCTCTGGTAAAAATGGCGGGGAAGTGGTCTATGAAGGCGATTTCAAAGGATTAAAGAAATCTACAGGAAAAACAGGATCTTATTTTAAAGAAAAACCTGTTATCAAAAAACAGTTCAGAAAACCTGACGGATATCTTGAGATAAGGAATGCCAGTCTTCACAACCTTAAAGATGTCAGTGTCAATATCCCAACTGGAATTATGACGGTTGTTACCGGTGTGGCAGGTTCTGGAAAAAGTACTTTGATTAACCATGTTTTACCTTCATTTTATCCGGATTTAACAGTTATAGATCAGTCCTTATTTACAGCAAGTGTCCGTTCTAATCTCCTGACGTATTTGAATATATCCGATACGGTACGAAAACTGTTTTCAGAGTCCAATCATGTTTCAGAAAAGCTTTTCAGCCGTAATAGTGAAGGAGCCTGTAAAAACTGTAAGGGACTAGGTGTAGAAAAAATCGATTTAGCTTTTATGGATGACATTGAACAGCCTTGTGAAGTATGTGGCGGTTCAGGATTTGATCCGGAAGTTCAGCAATATCAATATCATCAGAAAACGATTGTAGAAGTGATGAATATGACTGTTTTAGATGCCCGGGATTTTTTTACGGATCAAAATATGATCAAAAACTTTGATCTGCTGATAAAGCTGGGACTGGATTATCTGATGCTGGGGCAAAGGCTGGACAGTTTTTCAGGTGGTGAAAGGCAGCGTTTGAAACTGACCCGGGAACTGAAGAATACGAATCAGATTATTGTTCTGGATGAGCCAAGCACCGGATTGCATCCAAGTGATACTCAAAAACTATTGTCATTTTTTAATGATCTTGTAGGCCAGCACAATACCTTAATTGTTATTGAACATAATCTGGATATTATTGTCCAGGCTGACTGGATCATTGATATCGGGCCCGGAGCCGGAAAATTTGGTGGAAAAGTTTTGTTTGAAGGAACTCCTGCTGAATTATTGGAAAATAATCTATCTTTTACTGCTGAATTTCTGAGGAAACATCTTGAATAA
- a CDS encoding sterol desaturase family protein, translating into MSFNESVLSGYLNIFWQFSWPQWIVFSLVSNVFLYLFSIGLYLFIDKTCRKSLLQEKDHPVSASDFYLSLFTVICNSVVMLIGAFLWKNGWIVLGNSPSGWIVFAEVLALLLLMDLFMYFFHYTAHLPFVYKIIHGKHHEHVSTNYLSLFVLHPFETIGFGLMMLVVLLCYDFSAISISIYLFINLVWGTIGHLNREFFPISFDRFFVGTTRFHNQHHLDETKNFGFYTSIWDRLFRTYK; encoded by the coding sequence ATGAGTTTTAATGAGTCTGTACTTTCCGGTTATTTGAATATATTCTGGCAGTTTTCCTGGCCACAATGGATAGTGTTTAGTCTTGTGAGCAATGTATTTTTATATTTATTTTCCATTGGATTGTATCTTTTTATTGATAAAACCTGCCGTAAAAGCCTATTGCAGGAGAAAGATCATCCTGTTTCAGCATCAGATTTTTATCTCAGTCTTTTTACTGTGATCTGTAATAGCGTTGTGATGCTGATAGGAGCTTTTCTATGGAAAAATGGATGGATTGTGCTGGGAAATAGTCCATCAGGGTGGATTGTTTTTGCTGAGGTTTTAGCATTACTGCTTTTAATGGATCTTTTTATGTATTTCTTTCACTATACTGCCCATTTACCTTTTGTATATAAAATAATCCATGGAAAACACCATGAGCATGTAAGTACCAACTACCTAAGCCTTTTCGTTCTTCATCCCTTTGAAACCATTGGATTTGGACTGATGATGCTGGTAGTATTACTCTGCTATGATTTTTCTGCGATTTCCATTTCCATTTACCTCTTCATCAATCTTGTATGGGGAACCATAGGGCATCTGAACCGGGAATTTTTCCCAATCAGTTTTGACCGTTTTTTTGTAGGAACTACAAGATTTCACAATCAGCACCATTTGGATGAAACTAAGAATTTTGGATTTTATACTTCTATCTGGGATAGATTGTTTCGAACATATAAATAG